A single window of Tiliqua scincoides isolate rTilSci1 chromosome 10, rTilSci1.hap2, whole genome shotgun sequence DNA harbors:
- the LOC136661612 gene encoding chemerin-like receptor 1 yields the protein MESTTVPYYDSTTLSYKHLDENEQEERALLKEVNTIALVTFSLLFVLGTIGNGLVISITGFRMKKTVHTVWILNLAIADFIFSFFLLFHVVYIGLDYYWPFGKVMCKLNYAVVFFNLFASICLLTVISIDRCIAVWCPVWAQNRRTPRLASFVVLGVWILALVFFCPDLYFTEMFFDNKANATACVNTYDNNDEEGRRILFGLILFRFIFGFIIPFVIIVVCYGAIVLRLRRDQLSQASKPFKVITAVIVAFFICWFPYHVFSFLAVEALREPRLRGVVSVGIFFSYGLASFNSCLNPILYFCMGHNFKEKVRCSLLSALVNAFTEESNTKTSARSSADVQSHCM from the coding sequence ATGGAGAGCACAACTGTACCTTACTATGATTCTACTACACTCAGCTATAAGCATCTGGATGAGAACGAGCAAGAGGAACGTGCTTTGTTGAAGGAAGTGAATACTATTGCCTTAGTAACCTTCAGCCTTCTCTTTGTGTTGGGAACCATCGGAAATGGGCTGGTGATTTCCATCACTGGGTTCCGAATGAAGAAGACGGTCCACACAGTCTGGATTCTCAACTTGGCCATTGCCGACTTCAtcttcagcttcttcctgctaTTCCACGTTGTCTATATAGGCCTGGACTATTATTGGCCGTTTGGCAAAGTCATGTGCAAGCTCAACTACGCTGTCGTTTTCTTTAACctctttgcaagcatttgcctcCTGACGGTCATCAGCATAGACCGTTGTATTGCCGTGTGGTGCCCTGTGTGGGCTCAGAATCGCCGGACACCCCGGCTGGCTTCCTTTGTGGTTTTGGGCGTTTGGATCCTGGCTTTGGTGTTCTTCTGCCCAGATTTATATTTCACGGAGATGTTCTTTGATAACAAGGCAAATGCAACTGCATGTGTGAATACCTATGATAACAATGATGAAGAAGGAAGACGTATCCTCTTTGGTTTGATTCTCTTCCGATTCATCTTTGGCTTCATCATCCCCTTTGTCATCATTGTGGTTTGTTACGGGGCAATTGTGCTGAGGCTCAGGAGAGACCAGTTGTCGCAAGCAAGCAAGCCCTTCAAGGTCATCACTGCAGTGATTGTAGccttttttatctgttggttCCCCTATCATGTCTTCTCTTTCCTTGCAGTGGAAGCCTTACGTGAACCCAGGTTACGTGGGGTGGTGTCTGTGGGGATTTTCTTTTCATACGGTCTGGCTTCTTTCAACAGTTGTCTGAACCCCATCCTGTATTTCTGCATGGGGCACAATTTCAAGGAGAAGGTGAGATGCTCTCTCCTCTCAGCCCTTGTGAATGCCTTCACAGAGGAAAGCAACACAAAGACAAGTGCTAGATCCTCCGCTGATGTGCAGTCACACTGCATGTGA
- the LOC136661034 gene encoding chemerin-like receptor 1 has product MPEALKVFSIVAYSLIFVLGTIGNGLVIFIMGFRMKKTVNTVWILNLAIADFTFSFFLLFNIVRIAENFHWQLGPVMCKLNYAMVFFNVIASIYTLTVISIDRCIAVWCPVWAQNHRTPRLASFVVLGIWILALVLCCLNLYSMKKFTYIKNETCCFNHYNMPYAEETKAQYALVTTRVIISFIIPFIVIVVCYGAIVVRLRRDQLSQSSKPFKVITAVIVAFFVCWLPFHIFSFLQVKNSSEAQKHVVSIGLPLSVILASFNSCLNPILYFCMGYNFKEKLRLSLLSVLVNAFTESSTHSNTKAESSAELDSPSK; this is encoded by the coding sequence ATGCCAGAAGCACTGAAGGTTTTCTCCATAGTAGCCTACAGCCTTATCTTTGTGTTGGGGACCATTGGAAATGGGCTGGTGATTTTCATCATGGGTTTCCGAATGAAGAAGACGGTCAACACTGTCTGGATTCTCAACTTGGCCATTGCTGACTTCActttcagcttcttcctgctaTTCAACATTGTCCGTATAGCCGAGAACTTTCATTGGCAATTAGGTCCTGTCATGTGCAAGCTCAATTATGCCATGGTTTTCTTCAATGTCATTGCCAGCATTTACACCCTGACGGTCATCAGCATAGACCGTTGTATTGCCGTGTGGTGCCCTGTGTGGGCTCAAAATCACCGGACACCCCGGTTGGCTTCCTTTGTGGTTTTGGGCATTTGGATCCTGGCTTTAGTGTTGTGCTGTTTAAATTTATATTCAATGAAAAAATTTACTTATATAAAAAATGAAACTTGCTGCTTTAACCATTATAACATGCCTTATGCGGAAGAAACAAAAGCCCAGTATGCATTGGTTACCACCAGAGTCATCATTAGCTTCATCATCCCCTTCATTGTCATTGTGGTTTGCTACGGCGCAATTGTGGTGAGGCTGAGGAGGGACCAGTTGTCACAATCGAGCAAGCCCTTCAAGGTCATCACTGCTGTGATTGTGGCCTTTTTTGTCTGTTGGTTGCCCTTTCACATCTTTTCTTTCCTTCAAGTGAAAAACTCATCTGAAGCCCAGAAGCATGTGGTGTCTATAGGTCTTCCTTTGTCAGTCATTTTGGCTTCTTTCAACAGCTGTCTGAACCCCATCCTGTACTTCTGCATGGGGTACAATTTCAAGGAGAAGCTGAGACTCTCCCTCCTCTCTGTCCTTGTGAATGCCTTCACTGAGAGCAGCACCCACAGCAACACAAAGGCTGAATCCTCTGCTGAGCTGGACTCACCCAGCAAGTAA
- the LOC136661714 gene encoding chemerin-like receptor 1 — protein sequence MVTYSLVFVLGTIGNGIVIFITGCRMKKTVNTVWILNLAIADFTFSFFLLFNIVHVGLAFHWPFGRIMCKLRHAIVFLNLFASIYLLTVISIDRCIAVWCPVWSRNHRTPRLASFAALGVWILALMVCSPQLYFKETHYDNETNTTHCRNNYGMNSEGGRSTRHAMVLLRFIFGFTIPFSVIVACYGAIVVRLRKDQLSQSSRPFKVITAVIVAFFICWFPYHIFYFLKVKAVYEPKIRGVVFIGLRLSYSLAYFNSCLNPILYFCMGHNFKEKLRCSFLSDSDFTEESNLSGTRTKGTASELESHFL from the coding sequence ATGGTAACTTACAGCCTTGTCTTTGTGTTGGGGACCATAGGCAATGGGATAGTCATTTTCATCACTGGCTGCAGAATGAAGAAGACGGTCAACACTGTCTGGATTCTCAACTTGGCCATTGCTGACTTCACCTTCAGTTTCTTCCTGCTATTTAACATTGTCCACGTAGGCCTGGCATTTCATTGGCCATTTGGCCGCATCATGTGCAAGCTCCGGCATGCCATTGTTTTCCTGAACCTCTTTGCCAGCATTTACCTCCTGACGGTGATCAGCATAGACCGTTGTATTGCCGTGTGGTGCCCTGTGTGGTCTCGGAATCACCGGACACCCCGGCTGGCTTCCTTTGCGGCTTTGGGTGTTTGGATCCTAGCTTTAATGGTTTGTTCTCCACAGTTGTATTTCAAGGAAACTCATTATGATAATGAGACAAATACCACTCACTGCAGGAACAATTATGGTATGAATTCTGAGGGTGGAAGAAGTACCCGCCATGCTATGGTTCTCCTCCGATTCATCTTTGGCTTCACCATCCCATTCAGTGTCATTGTGGCTTGCTATGGGGCAATTGTTGTGAGGCTCAGGAAGGACCAGTTGTCACAATCAAGCAGACCCTTCAAGGTCATCACTGCAGTGATTGTGGctttttttatctgttggttcccctatcacattttttattttcttaaagtGAAAGCAGTATATGAACCCAAGATCCGTGGGGTGGTGTTTATAGGTCTTCGCTTGTCATACAGTTTGGCTTATTTCAACAGCTGTCTGAACCCCATCCTGTACTTCTGCATGGGCCACAATTTCAAGGAGAAGCTGAGATGCTCCTTCCTCTCTGATAGTGACTTCACTGAGGAGAGCAACCTCAGTGGCACAAGGACAAAGGGCACAGCCTCTGAGCTGGAGTCACATTTCTTATGA